One Triticum dicoccoides isolate Atlit2015 ecotype Zavitan chromosome 5B, WEW_v2.0, whole genome shotgun sequence genomic window carries:
- the LOC119307873 gene encoding riboflavin synthase-like — protein MAPPPTAAAAVRCHPHILRRGLLPASSPLLPFASRLASSTPLRAQPLRFSLSPVPKSISSSSTSHIPVRSLFTGIVEEVGRVRRIGPPPTPPGGGGDAAPGVDLEVETKNLLAGTQLGDSIAVDGTCLTVAAIDAAASTLTFGVAPETLRCTSLGERVASDDVNLERALTPASRMGGHFVQGHVDGTGEIAAFRPEGDSIWVTVRAPPEILSLLVPKGFVAVDGTSLTVVNVNEEAGWFDFMLVRYTQDNVVLPRKKVGDKVNLEADILGKYVVKLLAGRLEATSKANS, from the coding sequence atggcgccgccgcccaccgccgccgcggccgtcCGTTGCCACCCGCACATCCTCCGCAGGGGCCTCCTGCCCGCTTCGTCGCCGCTGCTCCCCTTCGCCTCCCGGCTGGCCTCCTCCACGCCGCTCCGCGCCCAGCCGCTGCGCTTCTCGCTCTCCCCCGTCCCCAAGAGcatctcctcctcctcgacctcccaCATCCCCGTGCGCTCCCTCTTCACcgggatcgtcgaggaggtcggcCGCGTGCGCCGCATCGGCCCGCCGCCCACGCCTCCTGGGGGCGGGGGAGACGCGGCTCCCGGTGTCGACCTCGAGGTCGAGACCAAGAACCTCCTCGCCGGGACGCAGCTGGGCGACAGCATCGCCGTCGACGGGACGTGCCTCACCGTGGCGGCCATCGACGCCGCTGCCTCCACCCTCACCTTCGGCGTCGCGCCGGAGACCCTCCGGTGCACGTCACTCGGCGAGCGCGTCGCGAGCGACGACGTCAACCTCGAGCGCGCGCTCACGCCGGCGTCTCGCATGGGCGGGCACTTCGTCCAGGGCCACGTCGACGGCACCGGCGAGATCGCCGCGTTCCGGCCCGAGGGCGACTCTATCTGGGTCACCGTGCGTGCGCCGCCAGAGATCCTCAGCTTGCTCGTGCCCAAGGGCTTCGTCGCCGTGGACGGGACCAGCCTCACCGTCGTCAATGTGAACGAGGAGGCCGGGTGGTTCGACTTCATGCTTGTGCGCTACACGCAGGACAATGTTGTGCTGCCCAGGAAGAAGGTTGGGGATAAGGTGAACCTTGAGGCTGACATACTGGGAAAGTATGTAGTGAAGCTACTTGCCGGGAGATTGGAGGCAACGTCAAAGGCAAATTCTTGA